The genomic region TGGAATGGCTGCCATTGTTGGCTGCGACAAAAATATGCCCGGTGCACTGATGGCAATGATTCGGGTAAACCGCCCTTCTATTTTAGTTTATGGAGGAACCATCGCTCCCGGATTCCACAATGGACAAAAACTGGATGTAGTTTCTGCTTTTGAAGCATGGGGACAAAAAGTATCCGGTAAGATTTCTGATGGGGAATTTAAAGATGTTATTCAGCATGCTTGCCCCGGAGCAGGTGCTTGTGGAGGAATGTACACAGCAAATACCATGTCGTCTGCCATTGAAGCATTAGGGATGAGCCTACCCTACAATTCTTCCAACCCTGCTACCAATAGCGCCAAAGCCTTAGAATGTGAAGCTCTTGGAAAACACCTCTACCAGCTGTTAGAAAACGATATCAAACCATCAGATATCCTCACCAAAAAATCTTTTGAAAATGCCATTCGCCTCATCATTGTCTTGGGAGGGTCAACAAATGCCGTGCTTCATATGATTGCCATTGCTAAAACTGCCAATATTGAACTTACACTGTATGACTTTCAGCGGATCAGCAATAACACCCCTTTTCTTGCTGACTTGAAACCCAGCGGGAAATACGTGATGGAAGATTTACACAAAGTAGGAGGCATTCCGGCCGTAATGAAATACATGCTGGAGCACGATTTGTTAGACGGAGATTGCCTGACCGTAACGGGTAAAACTCTTGCCGAGAACTTAGAAAAAATTGATGCTTTAAATAACCGTCAGGATGTGATTCATTCACTGAATAATCCTATTAAGAAGAATGGGCACATTCAAATTCTTTACGGCAACCTGGCAGAAGAAGGAGCAGTGGCTAAAATCACCGGAAAAGAAGGGGAGGTTTTTGAAGGACCTGCTCGTGTTTTCGAAAATGAATTTGAAGCCAACGATGGCATCAAAAATGGAGAAGTGGAGGCCGGCGATGTAGTTGTTATTCGATATGTAGGCCCCAAAGGCGGCCCCGGCATGCCCGAAATGTTGAAACCCACTTCGGCTATTATGGGAGCCGGTTTAGGAAATGAAGTTGCTCTTATAACCGACGGAAGGTTCTCCGGTGGAACTCATGGATTTGTAGTTGGGCACATCACTCCCGAAGCACAGGTTGGGGGAGCTATAGCCTTGGTCAAGAATGGAGATTCTATTCGCATTGATGCAAAAAAAAATGAAATCAATGTGCTCATCTCCAAAAAGGAACTGGCTAAAAGAAAAAAGTCTTGGAAAAACCCGCCCCTTAAAGAAAGCAGGGGAACTCTTTACAAATACGCGAAAACTGTTTCTTCGGCTTCTAAAGGGTGTGTAACCGATGAATGTTAATATCAAAATACCTGAAAAAACTATGGAAACATTAATGGCATCAATAAAAAAACCGGAGCCAAATAAATCTGATAAGGAGATATTAAGCGGAGCTGATGCGATTATCCGGATACTTCAGGAAGAGGCAGTTGATACTATTTTTGGGTATCCCGGCGGGGCCATCATGCCGGTTTATGACTCTCTTTATGATCACAATGAATCCATCAGACATATTTTAGCCCGACACGAGCAAGGTGCTATTCATGCTGCTCAGGGTTACGCACGATCTTCCGGAAAAGTAGGTGTTTGTCTGGCAACATCCGGACCGGGAGCCACAAATTTAATTACAGGTATTGCTGATGCTCAAATTGACTCCACTCCCCTTGTTTGTATAACCGGACAGGTTGCTTCCGGATTTTTGGGGAGTGATGCTTTCCAGGAAACAGATATGATTGGAATTTCGATGCCGGTAACCAAATGGAACTTCCAGGTCACTAAAGCTGAAGAAATCCCCGCTGCTCTTGCCAAAGCATTTTATGTAGCACAAGCCGGTCGTCCGGGTCCCGTTTTAATTGATATCACAAAAGATGCACAGTTTGATGTCTTCGAATTCGAATACGAAAAATGCACCAAACTCCGGAGTTATTTCCCTGTTCCAGACTATGAGATTTCTAAAATCGAGGAAGCAGCTGATCTGATAAATACTGCGGAACGCCCATTTGTACTTTTTGGTCAGGGTGTCATTCTGGCAAATGCAGAAAAAGAATTCAAACAGTTCATCGAAAAAACCGGGATTCCATCTGCATGGACTATCATGGGGCTTTCGGCTTTGGATACCGATCACCCCCTAAACGTGGGGATGCTGGGAATGCATGGAAATTACGGACCTAACCTTCTCACCAATGAGTGTGATGTTTTGATAGCCATCGGAATGAGGTTTGATGACCGTGTAACCGGCAGTCTGGATAATTATGCCACACAGGCTAAAGTAATTCACCTTGAAATTGATCCTGCCGAGATTGATAAAAATGTCCCAACTGATGTAGCCGTTTTGGGTGATGCAAAGGAAACGCTCCCTGAACTCACCAAACGAGTGAAGGCCAATAGTCATCCCGATTGGCTGCAACACTTTCGCGATTGTGACAAAAAAGAATACGAGAAAGTCATTAAGAACGAACTGTACCCCTCTACCGGCATACTTAGCATGGGAGAAGTAATTCGCTTGATTTCAGAAAAAACTAACGGTGAAGCCATTATTGTAACGGATGTGGGCCAGCACCAAATGATCGCATGCAGATACAGTAGATTCACCAAATCGAAAGGAAGTATAACCTCAGGAGGTTTGGGAACAATGGGGTTTGGTCTGCCTGCCGCACTTGGTGCTAAAATCGGGGCACCGGACCGGGAAGTAATTGCCATTCTTGGCGATGGCGGGTTCCAGATGACTATACAAGAATTAGCAACTATCTATCAAACTAAAACCAAAGTGAAGATCCTGTTGTTAAATAATGAATTTTTGGGAATGGTACGTCAGTGGCAACAACTATTTTTTGAGAAACGATACTCCTTTACCCAAATGGATAATCCTGATTTTCAGGGTGTGGTTGAAGGGTTTCGAATTAAAACTAATCGTGTTATTAAACGCGAAAAACTGGATGCCGCTCTCGATGAATTTTTAACCGCAGACAGTTCCTTCTTCCTGGAAGTAATGGTTGGAAAAGAAAACAATGTGTTTCCAATGGTGCCCAGTGGAAAATGTGTATCAGACATCAGATTGGAGTAATAAATACTATGAAGAAAGACTATACCATTACTATTTATACCGAGAATCAGGTTGGTTTATTAAATCGAATCACCATCATTTTTACCAAAAGAAAAGTAAATATTGAAAGTATAACGGTTTCTCAAAGTGAAACAGAAGGCATCCATCGTTTTACGATCGTGATCAACGAAACAAAAGAAGCCGTATCGAAGATCGTAAAGCAAATTGAAAAATTGGTGGATGTGTTGCGGGCATATGCCAACCAAGCCGAAGAAATTATACAGCAAGAAATGGCTCTTTTTAAAATTCCCACCCGAGTATTTGCTCACGGAGGCAAAGCCGAAAAAATTGTACGTAACCACAATGCAAGAGTACTTACTATGGAAAAGGAATTTACGGTAATCGAGAAAACCGGCTATCACTCTGAAACAAAACAACTTTTTGACGAACTCGCGCCTTATGGCATTATCGAGTTTTCCCAGTCCGGACGAATTGCAGTTTCCAAAACTGATAAAGGAATATCCGGTCTTGTAGGAGTGCCCAAAGACGAAATGATCTCTGAAATATGATCATCCTTCATTATACCATACAATTTTAATCTAACCAGAAACCACACACATCATGGCAATACTAAATTTTGGCGGAGTTGAAGAAGAAGTAGTAACGCGGGAAGAGTTTCCCCTTGAAAAAGCTAGGGAAACAATGAAAGATGAAACCATTGCCGTTCTTGGATATGGAGTTCAGGGCCCGGGACAGGCTTTAAATCTGAAAGATAATGGATTCAATGTAATTGTAGGTCAGCGAAAAAACTCCAAAACATGGGATAAAGCCGTAAAAGATGGTTGGGTCCCGGGTGAAACCCTTTTTGAAATTGAAGAAGCAGCACACAAAGGAACCATCGTTCAATACTTGTTATCTGATGCTGGCCAAATAGCTGTTTGGCCCACCGTAAAGAACGCTCTCGATCCCGGAGATGCGCTTTACTTTTCACATGGATTCGGAATTACATACAAAGACCGTACAGGTATCATTCCTCCTGAAAATGTGGATGTCATTTTGGTAGCCCCTAAAGGTTCGGGAACTTCCCTCCGCAGAATGTTTCTGGAAGGAAGAGGGCTGAACTCAAGCTATGCCATTTTCCAGGATGCTACCGGGCGGGCCAAAGAACGTGTCACTGCCTTGGGAATCGGGGTGGGTTCAGGATATCTATTCAAAACTGATTTCCGGAAAGAAGTATACAGCGATTTAACCGGAGAACGCGGAACCTTAATGGGAGCTATTCAGGGGATTTTTGCAGCTCAGTACGAGGTGCTTCGAGCAAATGGTCATTCCCCTTCCGAAGCTTTCAACGAAACCGTAGAAGAACTTACCCAATCGCTCATGCCCCTTGTTGCTGAAAACGGTATGGACTGGATGTATGCAAACTGTTCTACTACCGCACAACGCGGAGCTCTCGACTGGTGGAAGAAATTTCGAGATGCAACCAAACCGGTTTTTGAAAACTTATATAAAGAAGTTGCAGCGGGACGAGAAGCCCAACGCTCCATCGACTCCAACAGTCAATCTGATTATCGTGCTAAACTGGAAGAGGAGCTGAAAGAATTACGTGAATCTGAAATGTGGAAAGCCGGAGCTACGGTTCGTCAATTACGCCCGGAAAATACTCCTGTTGAGGAAGAAGCAATAGCCGAAGAATAATTGAATGATTATAACTCTCTTACCATCATGGCCACTCTTTTATTCCCATTATCTGTTACCTGTTCAGCTACTTTTATAAAGCCCAACATGTTATGGAAATCCAGCGAATCAGGATTTGGCGGTTTAATGTTCACTTCGCAGGTAATAATTTTTTTCTCGGAAGTAGCAAAAAGATGCTTGTAGAGTGCTGTTCCAAGTTTTTGCCCCCTGAATTTCTCAGCTATAACAATGCGATCTACGTAATCAAAATCAGAATAATTATTGCAAAAAAATGCATAATTCAGGCTGTCATAATCCAAGCCCTTTTGCAGTGCGATCATAAAACCGGCCAGTTCCTCTCCTTCTTCTATAATGAGAAATGGATCGGCTTGTTTTAAAAACCGTTTCATATCGGATAATTTTACTTCGCTAACATGCGGCAAAGCGGCTGTATTCATTTTCAATAAGGCAGGAAGATCTCTTTCTGAAGCGAGCCGAATATTCATTTATGTAAAATTATTGGGATTTGTTGTCTGAAATTTAGAGCTTCATACACTCAAAAAGTAAATAAGTATAATGAACTCATGGATTGTAAGAAATCAGATTTTCAACTAAAACATTCCGTCACCTATTTCAATTGTGCATATATGTCGCCACAGCTAAAAGTGGTTGAAGAAGCCGGGATGACGGGGTTACTACGTAAAAGAAATCCTTTTAAGATCTCACCTGAAGAGTTTTTTGGAGAGACTGATACCCTTCGCGAGGAATACGCTAAACTCATCCATGCAAAAGACCCAAAACGCATTGTGGTTATTCCTTCTGTCTCATACGGAATGGCTAATGTGGCCAAGAACCTTCCGCTCTCAAAAGGCGACAACATTATTGTTGTAGGCGAACAATTTCCCAGTAATGTATATCCCTGGAGAACCGCTGCCGAGGAGGCCGGGGCAGAGATCATAACTATCACTCCTCCCAAAGAATCCAAAGACAGGGGAAAGGTGTGGAATGAAAAGATCCTCAGTGCCATCAACCAAAAAACAAAACTGGTTGCATTGGGGAATGTTCACTGGGCGGATGGCACCTTATTTGACTTGAAGACTATCCGCAAACAAACCAGGAATGTAGGGGCTTGGCTAGCCATTGACGGAACGCAATCGGTTGGAGCCCTTCCTTTTGATGTATCAGAAATTCAACCTGATGCCCTGATCTGTGCCGGCTACAAATGGCTGATGGGGCCTTATAGTATAGGTCTGGCCTATTATGGTCCGGCTTTGGATGAAGGAACTCCCGTTGAAGAGAACTGGATCAATCGCTATGAAAGTGAAAATTTTGCCAACTTGGTGAATTATAATGACGATTACCAACCGGGAGCATTGCGATATGAAGTGGGCGAACACAGCAATTTCATCTTAGTACCGATGATGCTGGCGGCTGTAAAACAATTGAATGCATGGGGACCGGTAAATATCCAAAACTATTGCAAAAATCTTATTTCGGACGGTATCAAAAAGCTGAAAGAAGCAGGCTACAAGATTGAAGATGAAAATTACCGTTCCTCTCATCTTTTTGGTATTCGTTTAGGGGATGATCATGACCTGGATAAGATCAAAGCAAAATTTGAAGAGCAGAATATCCTCGTTTCATTTCGGGGCGATTCTATACGGGTCTCGCCGAATGTATATAACACAAAAGATGAGTTTGAGAAATTCGTTAAAATCTTGGATGCTTAATTTGAACGAACTACATTGGCTTCGCACTTAAACAAATACACTTTCCTATGAAAACCATGACTTGCAAACAATTAGGCGGCGCTTGCGATAAGAAATTCAAGGCCGAAACCTTTCAAGAAATTGCCGAACTAAGCAAAAAGCATGGCACAGAGATGTTCAAACAAGGAGATGAAGCACATCTCGAAGCAATGCAAGAAATGTCGGAGATGATGAACGACCCTGAAGCCATGAAACAATGGATGGACGAAAAGCGGCAGGAATTCGAATCGCTTCCCGAAGATAGTTAAACATTATATTCACAAATAAAAAAGCCAACTCACAGAGTTGGCTTTTTTTTACTCTTAATAAATCATCAGAAGTTAGTCACCACCCATCACAGCTTTCATATAATCTCTTCTCATTTCAGCAATAGCTGAGATGGAAATTCCTACCGGACAGACGGCTTCACATTCTGCAAAGTTGGAGCAGTCGCCAAAGCCTTCTTCTTTCATTTGGTCAACCATGGCAACCACACGGTTTGAACGCTCGACTTCACCTTGCGGTAATTTATTAAGGTGAGCAATCTTAGCACCGGTAAACAATGAAGCTGAAGCATTCGGACAAGCCGCAACACAAGCTCCGCAACCGATACAAGTAGCATAATCAAAAGCAGCATCGGCTTTTTCTTTTTTAACCGGAATAGCATTGGCCTCAGTCGCAGAACCGGTTTTCACCGAAACATATCCGCCGGCTTCAATAATACGGTCAAATGCACTGCGATCCACTACCAGATCCTTAATTACCGGAAATGAAGCCGCTCTTGGTGGCTCAATAGTAATATGGTCCCCATCACTGTAATTACGCATATGTAGCTGGCAGGCCGCAACTCTTTCTTTGGGTCCGTGTGCCTGACCGTTGATGACAAGATTACAGGAACCACAAATTCCTTCCCGACAATCATAATCGAATTCAACAGGTTCTTTGTCTTGCAGCATCAGCTCTTCGTTGAGTACGTCCAGCATTTCAAGGAAAGACATATGCTCGTTCACATTGTCCAGGGTATACTCCTCAAAATAGCCTTTTTCATTCGGGCCGTCTTGCTTCCAGTATTTAAGATGAATGGTCATTTCTTTACTCATAGTGTATTCCTTACTTGTAGCTACGTTGTTTTAACTCAACGAATTCAAATTCAAGATTTTCTTTGTGAAGGGTTTCTTCCAGTTTGCCGTTCAGTCCTTTGTATTCCCATGCGGCTACATATGAGAAGTCTTCATCATTCCGCAACGCTTCCCCTTCATCTGTTTGATATTCCTCGCGAAGATGGCATCCTGCTGATTCTTCCCGTTGTAGTGCATCTTCGGCCATCAATTCTGCTAATTCAAAGAAATCAGCTACGCGACCTGCAAACTCAAGGTATTTATTGTAATTATTTTTCTCGCCCGGAACTTTCACATTCTGCCAGAATTCCTCACGAAGTTCACGGATTTCTTCGATCGCAGATTTCAAGCCTTCAGCATTGCGGGCAATACCGATCTTATCCCAAACGATCTTACCGAGTGAGCGATGGAAGTCGATAATGGTTCGATTTCCATTCACATTCAACAGTTTATCAATCTGAGCCTGAGCTGCATTTTCAGCTTCTTTGAATGCGTCATGATCGGTACCGTAACGCTTACCTGGCTTTTGCTTGGCAAGATAATCACCAATGGTGTATGGAAGTACGAAATACCCGTCAGAGAGTCCCTGCATCAAGGCACTTGCACCTAATCGGTTAGCACCGTGATCAGAGAAATTCGCTTCACCGGCGGCATATAATCCGGGCACGGTGGTTTGA from Gracilimonas sp. harbors:
- the ilvD gene encoding dihydroxy-acid dehydratase, which encodes MAELNKYSKEVTQDDSQPAAQAMLHAIGLSDNDLQKPLIGIASTGYEGNPCNMHLNDLAVHVKKGIENSGMNGLIFNTIGISDGISMGTPGMRYSLPSRDLIADSMESVIKGMSYDGMAAIVGCDKNMPGALMAMIRVNRPSILVYGGTIAPGFHNGQKLDVVSAFEAWGQKVSGKISDGEFKDVIQHACPGAGACGGMYTANTMSSAIEALGMSLPYNSSNPATNSAKALECEALGKHLYQLLENDIKPSDILTKKSFENAIRLIIVLGGSTNAVLHMIAIAKTANIELTLYDFQRISNNTPFLADLKPSGKYVMEDLHKVGGIPAVMKYMLEHDLLDGDCLTVTGKTLAENLEKIDALNNRQDVIHSLNNPIKKNGHIQILYGNLAEEGAVAKITGKEGEVFEGPARVFENEFEANDGIKNGEVEAGDVVVIRYVGPKGGPGMPEMLKPTSAIMGAGLGNEVALITDGRFSGGTHGFVVGHITPEAQVGGAIALVKNGDSIRIDAKKNEINVLISKKELAKRKKSWKNPPLKESRGTLYKYAKTVSSASKGCVTDEC
- the ilvB gene encoding biosynthetic-type acetolactate synthase large subunit, producing the protein MASIKKPEPNKSDKEILSGADAIIRILQEEAVDTIFGYPGGAIMPVYDSLYDHNESIRHILARHEQGAIHAAQGYARSSGKVGVCLATSGPGATNLITGIADAQIDSTPLVCITGQVASGFLGSDAFQETDMIGISMPVTKWNFQVTKAEEIPAALAKAFYVAQAGRPGPVLIDITKDAQFDVFEFEYEKCTKLRSYFPVPDYEISKIEEAADLINTAERPFVLFGQGVILANAEKEFKQFIEKTGIPSAWTIMGLSALDTDHPLNVGMLGMHGNYGPNLLTNECDVLIAIGMRFDDRVTGSLDNYATQAKVIHLEIDPAEIDKNVPTDVAVLGDAKETLPELTKRVKANSHPDWLQHFRDCDKKEYEKVIKNELYPSTGILSMGEVIRLISEKTNGEAIIVTDVGQHQMIACRYSRFTKSKGSITSGGLGTMGFGLPAALGAKIGAPDREVIAILGDGGFQMTIQELATIYQTKTKVKILLLNNEFLGMVRQWQQLFFEKRYSFTQMDNPDFQGVVEGFRIKTNRVIKREKLDAALDEFLTADSSFFLEVMVGKENNVFPMVPSGKCVSDIRLE
- the ilvN gene encoding acetolactate synthase small subunit; the protein is MKKDYTITIYTENQVGLLNRITIIFTKRKVNIESITVSQSETEGIHRFTIVINETKEAVSKIVKQIEKLVDVLRAYANQAEEIIQQEMALFKIPTRVFAHGGKAEKIVRNHNARVLTMEKEFTVIEKTGYHSETKQLFDELAPYGIIEFSQSGRIAVSKTDKGISGLVGVPKDEMISEI
- the ilvC gene encoding ketol-acid reductoisomerase, producing MAILNFGGVEEEVVTREEFPLEKARETMKDETIAVLGYGVQGPGQALNLKDNGFNVIVGQRKNSKTWDKAVKDGWVPGETLFEIEEAAHKGTIVQYLLSDAGQIAVWPTVKNALDPGDALYFSHGFGITYKDRTGIIPPENVDVILVAPKGSGTSLRRMFLEGRGLNSSYAIFQDATGRAKERVTALGIGVGSGYLFKTDFRKEVYSDLTGERGTLMGAIQGIFAAQYEVLRANGHSPSEAFNETVEELTQSLMPLVAENGMDWMYANCSTTAQRGALDWWKKFRDATKPVFENLYKEVAAGREAQRSIDSNSQSDYRAKLEEELKELRESEMWKAGATVRQLRPENTPVEEEAIAEE
- a CDS encoding GNAT family N-acetyltransferase, which gives rise to MNIRLASERDLPALLKMNTAALPHVSEVKLSDMKRFLKQADPFLIIEEGEELAGFMIALQKGLDYDSLNYAFFCNNYSDFDYVDRIVIAEKFRGQKLGTALYKHLFATSEKKIITCEVNIKPPNPDSLDFHNMLGFIKVAEQVTDNGNKRVAMMVREL
- a CDS encoding aminotransferase class V-fold PLP-dependent enzyme, translating into MSPQLKVVEEAGMTGLLRKRNPFKISPEEFFGETDTLREEYAKLIHAKDPKRIVVIPSVSYGMANVAKNLPLSKGDNIIVVGEQFPSNVYPWRTAAEEAGAEIITITPPKESKDRGKVWNEKILSAINQKTKLVALGNVHWADGTLFDLKTIRKQTRNVGAWLAIDGTQSVGALPFDVSEIQPDALICAGYKWLMGPYSIGLAYYGPALDEGTPVEENWINRYESENFANLVNYNDDYQPGALRYEVGEHSNFILVPMMLAAVKQLNAWGPVNIQNYCKNLISDGIKKLKEAGYKIEDENYRSSHLFGIRLGDDHDLDKIKAKFEEQNILVSFRGDSIRVSPNVYNTKDEFEKFVKILDA
- a CDS encoding DUF1059 domain-containing protein — encoded protein: MKTMTCKQLGGACDKKFKAETFQEIAELSKKHGTEMFKQGDEAHLEAMQEMSEMMNDPEAMKQWMDEKRQEFESLPEDS
- a CDS encoding succinate dehydrogenase/fumarate reductase iron-sulfur subunit, with translation MSKEMTIHLKYWKQDGPNEKGYFEEYTLDNVNEHMSFLEMLDVLNEELMLQDKEPVEFDYDCREGICGSCNLVINGQAHGPKERVAACQLHMRNYSDGDHITIEPPRAASFPVIKDLVVDRSAFDRIIEAGGYVSVKTGSATEANAIPVKKEKADAAFDYATCIGCGACVAACPNASASLFTGAKIAHLNKLPQGEVERSNRVVAMVDQMKEEGFGDCSNFAECEAVCPVGISISAIAEMRRDYMKAVMGGD